A region of Clostridia bacterium DNA encodes the following proteins:
- a CDS encoding DNA primase produces MRITDDVLRSIKERCPIEETISRYVTLKPNGSRFVGLCPFHSEKTPSFTVFSDTQSFYCFGCGAGGDVITFVMREESLEYPEAVKLLADRAGVRLEQNEEEEKAARLRARVLAMNKDAARFFHETLVSEAGARGMEYLRRRGLKKKTITHFGIGYAPDSWDALTNHLKSKGYREDEMISAFLASKGKKGGCYDVFRDRVIFPIIDITGRVVAFGGRRVGDDDPRKYINSSNTPVYRKGQTVFALNFAKGADKLILTEGYLDTVSLHEAGFTGAVATCGTAITADQARLLARYFDEVTIAYDSDGAGRTATSKAIELFKPTGISINVLDYKGAKDPDEFIRRYGADAFGELLYGSGSYVDYRLDLLKRDNDITKADGKVRYINAAVDVIAAEDNQLKREIYASRVAEQTSVDKRTVLSEIESRRKQTGKRELVKEQKQRIRASFGSDDKANPEKRANLRAARAEEEILRCLYANPSAYDIVKTEMTDSDFVTEFDRRIFDCIVSVVSDGRTPGLSDFNADFDPVTEMSAVTRIMLDADKEPYDTAALKKAISVLKEEKGKLTRDTIKEMSPEELKDYIAGLGKGGQRKPEAE; encoded by the coding sequence ATGAGGATAACGGACGACGTCCTGCGGAGCATCAAGGAACGATGCCCGATAGAGGAGACAATTTCACGCTATGTCACCCTGAAGCCGAACGGCAGCAGGTTCGTCGGTCTGTGCCCGTTTCACAGCGAAAAGACGCCGTCGTTTACCGTTTTCAGCGATACGCAGTCGTTTTACTGTTTCGGCTGCGGCGCGGGCGGCGACGTGATAACCTTCGTCATGCGCGAGGAATCGCTCGAATATCCCGAGGCTGTCAAGCTGCTCGCCGACCGCGCGGGAGTACGCCTCGAGCAGAACGAGGAAGAGGAGAAGGCGGCGCGCCTTCGCGCCCGCGTGCTCGCGATGAACAAGGACGCCGCGAGGTTCTTCCATGAGACGCTCGTTTCCGAAGCCGGAGCGCGCGGAATGGAATACCTCCGCAGGCGAGGACTTAAAAAGAAGACGATAACGCATTTCGGCATCGGCTACGCGCCGGACAGTTGGGACGCGCTGACGAACCACCTTAAATCAAAGGGCTACAGGGAAGATGAAATGATCTCCGCGTTCCTTGCTTCGAAGGGCAAGAAGGGCGGCTGCTACGACGTTTTCCGCGACCGCGTGATCTTCCCGATAATCGACATAACCGGCAGAGTCGTCGCCTTCGGCGGCAGGCGCGTCGGAGACGATGACCCGCGCAAGTATATCAACTCGTCGAATACGCCGGTCTACCGCAAGGGGCAGACGGTGTTCGCGCTGAACTTCGCCAAAGGCGCGGACAAGCTTATACTTACCGAGGGCTATCTCGATACCGTGTCGCTGCACGAAGCGGGATTCACCGGCGCCGTAGCGACCTGCGGCACCGCGATAACCGCGGATCAGGCGCGGCTTCTTGCGCGCTATTTCGACGAAGTCACCATCGCCTACGACTCCGACGGAGCCGGCAGGACCGCCACGTCAAAGGCGATAGAGCTTTTCAAGCCGACGGGCATTTCCATAAACGTCCTCGACTACAAGGGGGCGAAGGACCCGGACGAATTCATACGCCGTTACGGCGCAGACGCCTTCGGCGAGCTGCTTTACGGCTCGGGGAGCTACGTTGATTACCGGCTCGATCTTTTAAAAAGAGACAACGACATAACGAAAGCGGACGGCAAGGTGCGTTACATCAACGCCGCCGTTGACGTCATCGCGGCGGAGGATAACCAGCTGAAGCGCGAGATATACGCGTCGCGCGTCGCGGAGCAGACCTCCGTCGATAAGCGGACGGTATTAAGCGAGATCGAGAGCCGCCGCAAGCAAACGGGCAAGCGCGAACTCGTCAAGGAACAGAAGCAGCGCATACGCGCTTCATTCGGTTCCGACGATAAAGCGAATCCCGAAAAACGCGCTAATCTGAGGGCCGCACGAGCGGAAGAAGAAATACTGCGCTGTCTGTATGCGAACCCCTCGGCTTACGATATCGTTAAAACCGAAATGACGGATTCCGATTTCGTCACGGAGTTTGACCGCAGGATATTTGATTGTATTGTCAGCGTCGTTTCAGACGGAAGAACGCCTGGTCTGTCGGACTTCAACGCGGATTTCGATCCCGTCACGGAGATGAGCGCGGTGACGCGCATAATGCTCGACGCCGATAAGGAGCCGTATGACACGGCGGCGCTTAAAAAAGCGATATCGGTGTTGAAAGAAGAAAAAGGCAAGCTGACGCGAGACACTATCAAGGAAATGTCGCCCGAGGAGCTGAAAGACTACATAGCGGGGCTCGGCAAGGGCGGTCAGCGCAAGCCGGAAGCAGAATGA
- the rpoD gene encoding RNA polymerase sigma factor RpoD gives MSEKKNIVKELIEYGKAKGSLTSKEIMDVLDDSDLDVDQIERMYEAFEEAGIEVIEDIQLDDSIDDLDPDKDLDKDILDDYDEDKKEEALAEAATNDDPVKMYLKEIGRVPLLSADEEVELAIKMQNGDIEARKKLSEANLRLVVSIAKRYVGRGMLFLDLIQEGNLGLIRAVEKFDYTKGYKFSTYATWWIRQAITRAIADQARIIRIPVHMVETINKIVRIERQLVQELGRTPTANEIAEEAGMSVEKIHEIMKIAQEPVSLETPIGKEEDSHLGDFIPDEDAPAPADAASRELLKETISEVLFTLTPREEKVLRLRFGLVDGRPRTLEEVGDEFGVTRERIRQIEAKALRKLRHPMRSKKLKDFLDN, from the coding sequence ATGAGCGAGAAAAAGAATATTGTAAAAGAGCTTATCGAATACGGAAAGGCAAAGGGTTCCCTGACCAGCAAAGAGATAATGGACGTGCTCGACGACTCCGATCTCGACGTCGATCAGATCGAGAGGATGTATGAGGCGTTTGAAGAGGCGGGCATAGAAGTCATCGAAGACATACAGCTCGACGACTCCATCGACGACCTCGATCCCGATAAGGACCTCGACAAAGACATCCTCGACGACTACGACGAGGATAAGAAGGAAGAGGCGCTTGCCGAAGCCGCCACCAACGACGACCCCGTCAAGATGTATCTGAAAGAAATCGGCCGCGTCCCGCTGCTCAGCGCGGACGAAGAGGTCGAGCTCGCGATAAAGATGCAGAACGGCGATATCGAAGCGCGCAAAAAGCTTTCCGAAGCCAACCTCCGCCTCGTCGTCAGCATCGCGAAGCGCTACGTCGGCCGCGGAATGCTATTCCTCGATCTTATCCAGGAGGGCAACCTCGGTCTTATCCGCGCCGTCGAAAAGTTCGACTACACCAAGGGCTATAAGTTCTCCACCTACGCGACGTGGTGGATCCGCCAGGCGATAACCAGAGCCATCGCCGACCAGGCGAGGATCATCCGCATCCCCGTCCACATGGTCGAAACGATAAACAAGATCGTCCGCATCGAGCGCCAGCTCGTTCAGGAGCTCGGCAGAACGCCGACCGCCAACGAGATCGCCGAGGAAGCGGGCATGTCGGTCGAAAAGATACACGAAATAATGAAGATCGCGCAGGAGCCGGTCTCCCTCGAAACGCCTATCGGCAAGGAGGAGGACAGCCACCTCGGCGACTTCATCCCGGACGAGGACGCCCCCGCGCCCGCCGACGCCGCCTCCCGCGAGCTTCTCAAGGAGACCATCTCCGAGGTGCTCTTCACGCTGACTCCCAGAGAGGAGAAGGTGCTGCGCCTGCGCTTCGGCCTCGTTGACGGCAGACCGCGCACGCTTGAAGAGGTCGGCGACGAGTTCGGCGTCACCCGCGAACGCATCAGACAGATCGAGGCGAAAGCCCTCCGCAAGCTCCGCCACCCGATGCGCTCCAAGAAGCTTAAGGACTTCCTCGATAACTGA
- a CDS encoding leucine-rich repeat protein, whose product MKRFAKTISLITAAVMLLGIAALPAAAAESGSCGDGLTWTFDNGVLTVGGEGAMTDYYANSPDDMPPWVELPVTSIVVEEGVTSLGVNAFAYFTAGSVESISLPASLTEIGYGALGRHLEAVSLAEDNEIFKLEGDCLIKEGKQIVLGCDASVIPSDGSVKSIGPGAFMGCEGLTEITLPDGVVTIADKAFANCKNLVSVTLPDSLKRIGREAFADCVNLKSVDLPDRLEAIMYYAFAGCNSLESVTVPASVKADSAYPFGYSTRATLKVCAHSFAHRIAEYFGYNFELIGTIGDFDGDGTVTVSDALSALRIAAKLAEADEAALIEGDLDFDGRITVSDALAILRIAAGLA is encoded by the coding sequence ATGAAAAGGTTTGCAAAAACGATCTCTTTGATTACAGCGGCGGTAATGCTGCTCGGTATCGCCGCCTTGCCTGCCGCCGCCGCGGAAAGCGGCTCATGCGGCGACGGTCTGACGTGGACTTTTGATAACGGCGTGCTCACCGTCGGCGGCGAGGGCGCGATGACGGATTATTACGCGAATTCGCCGGATGATATGCCGCCGTGGGTCGAGCTTCCCGTGACGAGCATAGTCGTCGAAGAGGGCGTTACCTCTCTCGGCGTCAACGCGTTCGCGTATTTCACCGCCGGCTCCGTCGAGTCGATCTCGCTCCCCGCGAGTCTGACGGAAATAGGGTATGGCGCGCTCGGCAGACATCTCGAAGCCGTCTCTTTAGCGGAGGACAACGAGATCTTCAAGCTGGAAGGCGATTGCCTTATCAAAGAGGGCAAGCAGATCGTCCTCGGCTGCGACGCGAGCGTTATCCCTTCCGACGGCAGCGTCAAGTCGATAGGTCCCGGCGCGTTCATGGGCTGCGAAGGGCTGACGGAGATCACCCTCCCGGACGGGGTCGTGACCATCGCCGACAAAGCGTTTGCAAATTGCAAAAACCTTGTCAGCGTCACCCTGCCGGATAGCTTGAAGCGTATAGGGCGGGAGGCGTTCGCCGATTGCGTCAACCTGAAGAGCGTTGACCTGCCGGATAGACTGGAAGCGATCATGTATTACGCTTTTGCCGGCTGCAATTCGCTCGAGAGCGTTACAGTACCCGCGAGCGTCAAGGCGGATTCCGCGTATCCGTTCGGATATTCCACCCGCGCCACGCTGAAGGTGTGCGCGCACTCATTCGCGCACCGGATAGCTGAATACTTCGGCTATAACTTCGAGCTGATCGGCACGATCGGAGATTTCGACGGCGACGGGACTGTAACCGTTTCCGACGCGCTCTCCGCGCTGCGTATCGCGGCGAAGCTTGCCGAGGCGGACGAAGCCGCGCTCATTGAAGGCGACCTCGATTTCGACGGCAGGATAACAGTTTCCGACGCGCTCGCCATACTCCGCATCGCCGCAGGTCTCGCATAA
- a CDS encoding carbohydrate-binding domain-containing protein gives MKNNKRTGNRFKRIAALLLILAMTAVFALVSGCGSESETAADGNAAAEFTLPDVEAPAASLAEATVYDVSDATGFVFSDSEITVTDGAYDGYKVEGTSLSITAAGTYVVSGSCSNGTIVVKKNVTGVTLVLSGLDLSASATAPVTCNKGSEARIIAAEGTVNNLADDEFNNDDVYTDETLYPDIENAVIKCKDGSNVTICGSGTINVTANGKNGVKGGYDLYEEDEEGNATDKLISEASLTVKEVTLNITAMAGDGLKSDKLLNVLSGNITVAAASDGVKSDYVMNIGTKGVDGPTITVTKAEEGVEAATINVWSGSVNVSASEDGINAANSDLENYAYSYNQFGGSVVVDVTGGDGIDSNGTTYLLGGTLEVYAPSQGDGDPLDSDSVTYFGGATVLAVGHTGMAQRYNASTPYAEFSGSGLVAAGGEIRITAADGSVLYTAKAVRDASSVLFTSPDLTSGETYTLNGGATAAAGYSSSNGGGRGGFGGGQRPDGNKGERPDGGQTSDGEKREHPDGGQRPDGSGTEFRGNGETPPELPDGETPPELPNGETPPSPPDGEALPDFPDEGTHA, from the coding sequence ATGAAAAACAACAAACGCACGGGTAATCGTTTCAAGAGGATCGCGGCATTGCTGCTCATCCTCGCCATGACGGCCGTTTTCGCGCTCGTTTCGGGCTGCGGCTCGGAATCCGAAACGGCGGCCGACGGAAACGCGGCGGCGGAATTCACGCTTCCGGACGTTGAAGCGCCCGCCGCGTCGCTCGCCGAGGCGACGGTATACGACGTTTCCGACGCGACGGGCTTCGTATTCTCCGATTCGGAGATAACGGTGACTGATGGCGCCTACGACGGATACAAGGTCGAAGGCACGTCGCTGTCGATAACCGCCGCCGGCACCTACGTCGTTTCCGGCTCCTGCTCCAACGGCACGATCGTAGTCAAGAAGAACGTCACCGGAGTCACGCTCGTGCTGAGCGGGCTCGACCTCTCCGCCTCCGCGACCGCGCCAGTCACCTGCAACAAGGGCAGCGAGGCGCGCATCATCGCCGCGGAAGGCACGGTCAACAACCTGGCGGACGACGAATTCAACAACGACGACGTCTACACCGACGAAACGCTCTATCCCGACATAGAGAACGCCGTCATCAAATGCAAGGACGGCTCGAACGTCACCATATGCGGCTCCGGAACGATAAACGTCACCGCGAACGGCAAAAACGGCGTCAAGGGCGGCTATGACCTCTACGAAGAAGACGAAGAGGGCAACGCTACCGACAAGCTGATTTCGGAAGCTTCGCTGACCGTTAAAGAGGTAACGCTCAACATCACCGCGATGGCGGGCGACGGACTGAAATCCGACAAGCTGCTGAACGTCCTCTCCGGCAATATCACAGTCGCCGCGGCCTCTGACGGAGTCAAATCCGACTACGTCATGAACATCGGCACGAAGGGCGTCGACGGCCCGACGATAACCGTTACGAAGGCGGAGGAAGGCGTCGAGGCGGCAACGATCAACGTCTGGTCCGGCAGCGTAAACGTCAGCGCGTCCGAAGACGGCATCAACGCCGCTAATTCCGATCTTGAAAACTACGCCTACAGTTACAACCAGTTCGGCGGCAGCGTCGTCGTCGACGTTACGGGCGGCGACGGCATCGATTCCAACGGCACGACCTACCTGCTGGGCGGCACGCTCGAGGTATACGCACCCTCGCAGGGCGACGGCGACCCGCTCGATTCCGACAGCGTCACCTATTTCGGCGGCGCGACCGTTCTCGCGGTAGGCCATACCGGAATGGCGCAGAGATACAACGCCTCGACTCCCTACGCCGAATTCAGCGGCAGCGGACTCGTCGCCGCCGGCGGCGAGATCAGGATAACCGCCGCGGACGGCAGCGTCCTCTATACCGCGAAAGCGGTGCGCGACGCAAGCAGCGTCCTCTTCACAAGTCCGGATCTGACCTCCGGCGAGACGTATACGCTCAACGGCGGCGCGACCGCGGCGGCGGGATACTCCTCCTCCAACGGCGGAGGTCGCGGCGGCTTCGGCGGCGGACAGCGCCCCGACGGAAACAAAGGCGAACGCCCCGACGGCGGACAAACCTCCGACGGTGAAAAACGCGAGCATCCGGACGGCGGACAGCGCCCCGACGGAAGCGGAACGGAATTCCGCGGCAACGGCGAGACGCCTCCCGAGCTTCCCGACGGCGAAACGCCTCCCGAGCTCCCCAACGGCGAAACGCCCCCCAGCCCTCCCGACGGCGAAGCCCTGCCGGACTTTCCCGATGAAGGAACACACGCTTGA
- a CDS encoding GntR family transcriptional regulator yields the protein MEFEFDNERPIYMQLVQRIRIGIVSGELPPGSRLPSVRELAVRAKVNPNTVQRALGELEEDGLLFTERTNGKFVTLDETHIRCEKEKLARESLERLRRELKGIGMTDEEIRQFWEENR from the coding sequence GTGGAGTTTGAATTCGACAACGAACGGCCGATATATATGCAGCTTGTGCAGCGGATTCGCATCGGGATAGTTTCGGGCGAGCTGCCGCCGGGCAGCCGTCTGCCGTCGGTGCGCGAGCTCGCGGTGCGGGCGAAGGTCAATCCGAACACCGTTCAGCGCGCGCTCGGCGAGCTGGAGGAAGACGGCCTGCTTTTCACGGAGCGCACGAACGGCAAATTCGTCACCCTCGACGAGACGCATATCCGCTGCGAAAAGGAAAAGCTTGCGCGTGAAAGTCTCGAACGTCTGCGGCGCGAGTTAAAAGGCATCGGAATGACCGACGAAGAAATACGACAGTTCTGGGAGGAGAACAGATAA